The DNA sequence aattGAGTACTGTCTCAATAACCGTACtacatgcacatgtgtatgtacacaacacacaacacacacacgccTTTAGGACCAATTTCCATAACACAATCTTAAACTACCACTCCTTTCCCTGCTCCCAGAAGGGACCTAAGGCAAGTACCAATGGTTCCATTTAGACTCTAGAAGTCAATCAGGATAACAGTAAACACTCCTCACTCTTTGGTGTTAGCTCACTGACACAGGTGTCTCCCAGTCCCAAGAGAAAACTCCTAGCGGGCAGGGACCCATGTTCCATTCATCTTTGTATGCCCCACAGTGCTAGAATCTGCAAAATGTTCTACACAGtgagcactaaaaagaaatgctgaatgttaaagaaaaaaattaaaaactagatgTACTTAAGAAGAGCTCTATAGAATTCTGGAATGCAATATGCAAATGTTCTCATTCCTAAACCTCCCAAAGAAGGTAGAGAATATTTAGTTTTGTGGCATTGTGTCCAAAAGCTTATGCATGGACCTTAAATAACGTATGTATggctcaattttctcatctgaacaATGAGGATAATAAAAATACCTGACAGTTAAAGATGTTGGTATAGATAATGTCTCCTTAGACCAATGACTCGAACGCTATACACATTCCTTATTAAGGATTAGCTACTCATTTTactggaaataataaataatacaaataaataaataaggtccACACAGCTCTGCAAAGGAGACCAAAGCTTAAATTAGCCTAGAAGACATAATATCACGGTTtggcaaacttttctgtaaagggccagagactaccgtaaatattttaggctttacagGACAAGCCACAATACCCTGAACCCTTGCAGCAATATTCTCCCGGAAAAATTGGTaggttttttgtttatattttacattttagaatttaaGAATCATTCTTAGTTCACGGGGCCATACAAACATAGGCTGGATTTGGCCCCCAGACTCTAGTTTGCCAAACCCCGGAAAAGATAATAATGGTAATACAGTCAGTGTTTTTAAAGCAACATAAAGAAATGTTTGTGAATTGCTTAAAGGTAACTGAAAAACTTGCGGCCCCAAACTTATAAAATCCAGACCGGCGGACCAGCGCGGTGGGGAATAGGGCTAGGACTAGGGCCGGTCTTCAGGCGCCGGAGCGGACCTCCACGGCTTTCGGGGTCCGCCGAGCCCCCGCCCACACTTACTCCCAGCAGCGGCCCGCGGCCGATCACAGTCTCCCCGGGCGCCAGGGCCACCCGGGGACCGCCGTCCCGCGGCTGCAGCTCGAAGCCCCCGGGCATGGCGGGCAAGGATTAGGCCCCTTCGCCAGGAGACTGGCCCCTCCGCTGTTTCCGCGGGGAAAGCCCAGGACTTGGGAAAAACAGCGGGGGAGGGCCGCAAAGGCTACCCGCGCCTGCGCCGGTCCTGTCAGAGCCCAGCCCCAGCGCAGTTTCCCGAGTCCCGTCCCTCCACGCCTACTGATGACGCAATCGGGGATTCCCCAGTCACGCCGCCTcaaaattattgtttaaaaaccCCGGCTTATTCCCCACCACCCTTttcacctccctcccttcttgGAGGACGCCGGGCCTTGTAGTCCTGGCGCCTTTCTTCACTTCCTTTCCCGAGCTAAGACGCCCTGGAAAAAACTACCAATCCCCAAAGGCACTACGCGCCCCCTCTCGGCGCCTGCGCGAGTTCCGAGTCAGCAGGGTGGGGCTTAGGTGGGCGGGAAGAGAAGAGCTATGGGGAAAGATTCGAATTCCGGAGGATTTAAATCGCGGGAGGAGAAGCCATCGCGGCCCAGTAGGTAGGAGGATCTTCCATTCCCGTTGGCTTAGATGTCTACGCTCCCGGGGACGCGGCCCTGACGCAAGCTCAGCCTTCCCTCCGCGGCCTGGAGCCGCAGTGACAGCGCTGACGGTTGTTGTCACTTGTCAGTGCTCCGTGTTCTTGGCTTCCAGCAGCTGCAACCCGCGCAGGACACAAGGAAGGTGGCTCAGATGGGACGTGGGGTGATTAGCCCTGACCCGCGGGATGTGGGCTGAGTGGGGCTCCCGGCCCCACCTTATGCGCTGCCGCCAATCTATCCCTCCGAGTGATAGTTGAAAGGGAGACGAGCTTTTACCTCACTTGAGAGAGAATTCAGCAAAGCTCGATTCATAAAGGAGAAAGGGCAGAAGAGGGGTCGTTTCCAGGCATCCAGGCGAACCTGGACGTAGAAGAAAGATTCCTAGTGGGATTTTAGAACCTCGCCAAGGCATCCCCTGCTGTGAAATTCAAAAACCTTCATTCCCGTTGCAGGAATTCCACAAGGGGAGGCATTTTATTCTCCCAGTAAGATCCTGGGAGAAGTGGATAAACACACCGTAACGTTTAAATACACTGTAACGTTTTCCTAATGTGAGATTCTTTTCAAGAACCTTGTGGTTTGGCTTTGGTTTGTATTGGTGGTGGGAGGGGCCAAGGTGCATGGCAAAAACTTGCTCTTGACTCACTCGTTTTTACCAGTTTGCTTTCTTACTTCCCCCAACCCTCAAGAGGAAGACCTCTGTTGAACACAGACTACAGTTCCAGCCACCACAGCTAATCTGGATCATGAATAGGAACCACCGTGGTCTTGTGAAGTCCAGAAACATAGCTGAGTAGCTCGTCTAGAAAAGAGATTTGTGTTCAGCTGAGTTAAAAGAAGTATTTAGCTGTATCTCAAACCCCTCCTCTTGCACATCCAACCCCCGTTATAAAAGGAAGTGCAAAATGGAATAAACTGATTTTAAGTGAATACCAGCTGTCTTTATATACAAAAGTAACTCAAGGGTGGTGATGTACCCAGTCATGCTTTCAACTGATTTGGGAAGCCTACACCATTCACCTTAGGTAAATTAGCTGAAGCTGAGCTTTTATCTGGGCTTCAAATAGTCACATACTATACCTAGCTGAGTTCTCAACATTGTTTATAGTTGTCACTCACTGTTGCTTGATGTCTTCAGTGACTGTTACCCTTAGCTCGTAATTAACTATGCATATAGGATAGCTTCAAGGGGCCATTTCTTAAAACACCACTCTTATGACTGAGTTGAATATTTAAGACTTTGTTTCATAATCCAGATCTCATCTTCTTGTCCATTTCAGATAGTATTTGTGTCAAATGTAAGCACCTACCTACCCATTAGATACAAGTAATAAAATTCTTATACAACTAGAAGTCCATCTAGTTTGTGATTAAGCCACAAATTGCAAATTAATGATGAGGCATCAGTTCCTATATACAACAAGTATTCAGGAGTTTAATAGGATTGACTCATACATATTTTCAAAGGCACGAAAgtaccgggtgtggtggctcctacctgtcatcctagcactctgggaggctgaggcagaaggattggttgaggacaagagttcgagaccagcctgggcaacatagcaaaaaccatttctccaaaaaacagtttttggttttgtgtttgtttgtttaaaaaaaaatgaggggatgctgagtcaagagaatcgcttgaggctggaggttgaggctgcagtgagctatgatgacacagctgcactccaacctgggtaagaGTGAAGCTAATATGTTGAGGTGCCTCCCAGGTGCATTTCAGATGTAGGAAGACTAGGTGTTTTACACACTATCACTGTTAATCCTTGCAAGAACTTTCAGGAAAGGGGCAgcattggtccattttacagactgAGAAGCAAAAGTCAAGAAAGAGTTCTGAAATTATACCCAAAAAGCATCTGACTCAAAGTAGGATTTCTACTCCTATTTGGAGACTGAGCATGTTTAAATCTTGCCTTTTAGGTTACATATGAGGATAATTTACTAAAACATTAAGCTATGCATAAAAACTCCAAGAGAAACAGTAATTCAAGAGTTTCTCACACAGAAGTGAACTCTGTGGAtgctgagaaggaaaaaaatgagagtgAAAACAACTTTGTTGAACTGCTGCCTCAAGaactcacttttaaaattttcagtcaGCTGGACATTCGGAGTTTATGCAGGGCTTCATTGACATGCAGGAGCTGGAATTACACCATAAGAAACAGTGACTCTTTATGGAAACCTCACTGCATGACTGTAAGAGCTGTGTGCCGAAGAGAAATAGATGATGATCTAGAAAGTGGTTATTCCTGGAGGGTAAGTTTAATCTTTGCGATCTGCAGTGTTGTTGATGGTGTTATGATAGCAGGTTTGAGTCAGTTCTAACTTATGCTTGGAGGAGACAGAATTGCATATGCAGAATAACACAGACAGTGTGTTGACTTTTGGAAATGAGTTGAGCCTTTTCCTGCTAACCACACTCTTTCCACACTATCTTTCATTTatccttttgcattttttaaattctaaattagGGAATTTTCCCCTATTAACCAGAAGGGGATTAGCTCCTTCTTTTCACTTCACCTTATCCCAAACCCCCAGTAAACTGTATGGCGCACTctgtataaatacacatatacatacacacacatacacagacacataaatttattaaaatatgtgtatatcaATGTAAATACTTACTCTTTTTTTCAGCCCTGTCAATCTGTTTCTCTTGCTTTAAACACATTCACTAACCAACCGCCTACTACAGTCTTTTTTAATGGTGATTTACCTCTTTCAGGTAATACTGCTGAGGAATTACCAGAAGAGTAAAGTGAAACACGAATGGCTAAGTGGCAGATACAGCAACATTTGTTCTCCCATTAGCCTACCAGAAAAAACCATGTACCCAATGGATGCAGATACATGGGGGGAAATTCTAGAAGCAGAACTGGAAagataaggaggaaaaaaaatcacaaataaatcTCAGgtctttgaaaatttaaaactcaaatgAGTCTTAGGTTGCAAAAGCTatatctttatccattcattttgttgttgttgacctttttaaaagaaagtgaaatggaaatattataaaagtaaagctttatttttgttttgcactTTAGTaaaatttttctgcttttattgtaATGTGGAAAAAtcatgaaatgttatttttataagaaataatatactGATACAGTGATTTCCAAATATAATGTTTCATGTATTTGTGTTAATATATTCGTAATACTAAATGAAAGAGTGATTTGTATGTTCAGCTTAATGATAATTCAAAATTTCAGGAAGCCACTTGAAACTGACTTAAAGATTCATTAAGTGGTGGATATAACTAGGCTCATGGGAAGACTAGCTAAGTGAAATTAATAgcaatacatttaaattaatacattGGCATTTTAATGACTTTAACATTTCTATTTCAGTGGAATCAGATTGAAATATCAAATAGTGAAACTATGTTAAATGTGTTAAGCCTGTGGTTTAGTTTTAAGTTAATGTCATCTTAGGGCTAAAGCTTGTCCAATTGAGATTCCCATTACTTTTATATAAACCTGGAATGGCTCTCAGGAGCTGAAAGTATGTGGAAAGTTTCCAGAACACTTAACTACCATCAGAATGCCACACTAGCCTGGTAAAACTCTCTTTCTGACAGCCTTATAGCACCATCTAGTGTGCTATTCTTAGATACCAAGACAAAGTTTTCTCcatattaaaaactattattcTAAAGAATCCTTAACACTTGTCTTTGTTAAAGTTTATAACTTTTTAGGaacctttattttaattttttaaaacttttgtttctgttttttcataaAACAGATGATATACTACTCACTATAACAAATTGTTTATTCTGAATCTGTGGTTACCACCATAGTAAAAAGTGTCTACAAAACGCTTTAGTCAGTGTGGGGTTTTCTTCTTAAAAACTGTTCTCTATAGCATTAAATATAAGAATCCAGGAAACCAATATTTAACAAATAGGCAAATATTAGAAAGATGCCCCATTATATGCAAATTCCCTATGTTGAATAGAGCAGTAGATAATTAATTGTCTCCTACTATCTTCTTAGAGTTGGAAGATTCCTTGAAAATCAGGCAGTCAAGTCTCCAGGACTATTCAGTAATTTTCTCAACAGGAACACTGTCAGTCAGCCAGCCCAAGTTCAAATCCTGTACTTCTACTAATAGCGTATATGTTATGTCACAGAACAGTCCAGTTGTAGTCTAGCCTTGAACTGAAGACCACCTCTCTGTAATGTTTGCCTTCTAGTCCCACTTCCACCCTCTAGAACTGGGCTGATTCAGTCCTTCCTCTCTATGATTGCCTGATATTTGAAGACTGCTAGCCTGTCTCTTCCTAGGTCTTCTCTCCAATTCCACTGATGATTATAGAGTATAATTTCTAGACCCAACAACATTCTGTTCTGCCCATTTACTCTTAACAAAAGAAAGGGGCTgtgtgccatggctcacgcctgatatccaatcactttgggaggccaaggtgggtggatcacccgaggtcagaagttcaagaccagcctggtcaacacggtgaaacccgtctctactaaatatacaaaaattagcccggcgtggtggtgggcgcctgtaatcccagctacttgggaggctgaggcaggagaatcgcttgaacctgggaggcagaggttgcagtgagccaagatcacgccattgcgctccagcctgagcaacaagagtgaaacttcatctcaaaaaaaaaaagaaagaaaggtatactattaattttatttcataaaagatAAGAAAGCACTTGGAAATTTTCAAAGTACGGGAAAGCTATAAGGCCTGATTATATTCCAGACTCTGGTCCCAGCCATTCCTCATCTGCTTCCCTAAGTTAATTCAAATTCAGTTTCACCATCATACTGGGACCCCCACCTGATGTggtttctttgcccatttttcaaatatgtattatttgtGGCTTACATTAGCATCTTAGATTTCACTCTGACTTCCTCACCAGTCGGTCTTAATCTGCTATAATATGGCCATCACTCTATATGGTTGAAACTGTTGGTATCCAAATTACAAGTGACTTAATGTCTAAATCCACTGGATGCATTCTACTTGTTAATATATTTCACACACATAAACACTCACACTGACACACATAAACACTTCTTAAAACTCTCTCCTCCATGGGTTGGAGCTATAGCCTCTTGGACTTTTCTTTCCCTACTCTAACCCATCTTCTCAGTTTCCTCCAAAGACTCACTTTCCTTCATCTACTCATTACATGTTAGTGTTCCCCAAGGTTCCGCCTGTTGTCCTGTCCTCTTTATACTCTAACATCCTTGGTGATCCCATCTACTACTCCTGTGTTCACTACCATGTTTGGTGCTGATGGCATCCATGTCTGTGTCCCAACACCAGATCTCCCTGAGATGCTCCAGAAATACATATGCTActatcttttggatatatatatgtgtgtgtatatatatataattatttatatatataaaaataatttttttggattttatatAATGTATCCAAAGATAGTTTATATATAAACACCTGAATCAAAACTTACCATCTCATGAAATTTCTTCTTCCAGTTCCTATCTCAGTGAATGACATGTCCTGTTAGAAAATCACCATATTTTACTTGTCTCCATCATTCTCCATGTCCAGTCGAGTCAATTCTTACTGATTTTATCATCCAAATATCTAAGTAATTCACCTCTTCTCCATCTTTATCTCTGCCTCATTGCTTAATTCTTGTCCTTATTTGAAGTTAGGCTTTCTAAAATATCCTCTTACTGATGTTCCTGCCTCCAGTTCCTTCCTTTTACTGTTAGCAGTATAATCTTTTTTAAACCCCAAATTTAGCACATCACCCCTAACTTAAATTTCTGACTGCATTCAGGTAGAAATCAAAATTCCCCACTAGAGCCCATAGGGCCTTTAATGATGTGGTCTGGCCTACCTCTCCAGCCTCTTCTCTCACCACTGTCCCACCCTGTATCTTCTAGTTCAGTCTTACAAAactatttcataaaaattttctcacttctctgcctttgcacaggctgtttGATATGCCTGGACTAACCCCCACCATTGATTCTTTTCTTGGCAATATCTATTGTAAAACTTATCATCTTGGCCTGGAAACAATCCATGACTACTACTGTTCTGGATTAAGTGACTTTTTAAATGTTCCTGTAGTTCTTTGTATAGACCTCTCTCAAAGCTGTCATGTAACATTAAGTTgtctattttatttgtgtgtttgccCCTTTACACTGTGAGCTTAATGGCAGggaccattttttatttatttttgtgtcttcAAAACCTGGCACACACTAGGTGCTCTATAAAGACTTGTTAAATTATTTCtatggttatttattttaatcccacccagaatgtataaaaataatttactatatTGTTAGTGAAGAAGATTGTATCGAAATGCAGTGTACAATCCTTAAGGTATGTGGGATGCTTGATAGTCatacaaatatatgaataattgTTCCAGTCTTCTTGAAACCTGTAAGagggaaataggaaaataaaaatgttttgttttatttttttgaattcttGAAAATAAACTTAACCTCAGAAATATCACTTATTGTTTTGAATTATTGAATCACTCCCATCAGTTTTAAGTATTAGCTTTGCAAATTATGTGAATGAACATTAGCTTCTATTTTTTTAGTACTACTGCACTAAAATAACTCTAACAAATTATGTGCTATGATCACGGTCTACACTGAAAGGAAACCTTTGGAACTTAGTGATAAATTTATGGTATGGGCTTA is a window from the Macaca mulatta isolate MMU2019108-1 chromosome 13, T2T-MMU8v2.0, whole genome shotgun sequence genome containing:
- the FBXO48 gene encoding F-box only protein 48 encodes the protein MHKNSKRNSNSRVSHTEVNSVDAEKEKNESENNFVELLPQELTFKIFSQLDIRSLCRASLTCRSWNYTIRNSDSLWKPHCMTVRAVCRREIDDDLESGYSWRVILLRNYQKSKVKHEWLSGRYSNICSPISLPEKTMYPMDADTWGEILEAELER